A section of the Corynebacterium auris genome encodes:
- a CDS encoding oxidoreductase, with product MFNLFGNRKNSSSLKPPRAPGDTIRSDDAAYLKQWVEGRVFVEGFVEPETVVNEMSVVLVDENGEFTRRRIGGPKGIDAVAKLLGISLYDVEETGYPERMRKRMERDRILRRRAEQKKRRARFERGENPYG from the coding sequence GTGTTCAACCTTTTCGGCAACCGCAAGAACTCCTCCTCGCTGAAACCTCCGCGCGCCCCCGGGGACACGATCCGCAGCGACGATGCCGCTTACCTGAAGCAGTGGGTCGAGGGAAGGGTGTTCGTCGAGGGCTTTGTCGAGCCCGAAACGGTGGTCAACGAGATGTCGGTAGTCCTCGTCGATGAAAACGGCGAGTTCACGAGGCGCCGCATCGGCGGGCCCAAGGGAATCGACGCCGTGGCCAAGCTGCTGGGCATTTCGCTTTACGACGTCGAGGAGACCGGTTACCCCGAGAGAATGCGCAAGCGGATGGAGCGAGACCGTATCCTCCGCAGGCGGGCCGAGCAGAAGAAGCGCCGCGCCCGTTTCGAGCGCGGCGAGAACCCCTACGGCTGA